GTGCGCGAAGCCCTTGGTGCTGTAGGCGCCGACGAGCGGCGTGGCACGACTCCCCACCTCCCCGGTGCGCAGCACGGCACTCGCCCAGTCCCCGACCGGCACCCACGAGTCGCCCACCACCGCCAGCGCCCCGACGATGAGCGGCAGCACGACGACGCCAACGGCCGCCCCTCGCGCCACCCCAACCCGAAGTCCCGCCCCAGAACCCGCCACCAGCCAGCGACCCTACCCCCAGTAAGGCCGGCTCACCGGAACGTCAGGAGCCGGCGACCCCGGCACCCCGGGGAGGGTCAGAAGTCGGTCTTGGCAGCGAGGTCGGTGATCGCGGCTTTGTAGGGAGGGCGGTGGGTGGCGGGGAGGAGGGCGAAGAGGCGGGCCATGTCGCCCTCGACCTTCACCGTGCCCTGCATGTAGGCGGCGCTCAGCTCCAGGTCGCCCCGCGCCAACCGCACGGCGTCGTCGTAGGCGAGCGTGACGGTGAGATCGGGGTCGCCGGCCGGCTTGCCGACCGCAGCGTCGACCACCCGGCCGTCGTCGTACTGCGTGGAGTACACGACGTTGCCCTCCGGGGCGCCGTTGACCACGAACTGCACCAGCGCCGACGCCCCCGGAGAAGCCGGGAGCCCCTCCATCGAGGAGCGCAGCGCGTCCAACCAGTCCTGGCTCAGGAACGCGACCACTCGGCCACCTCCCGCACCCCGGCGAACAGGTCGTCCTCCGGCACCGGGGAGTCGACCAGCGACCGCGCCCGGATGTAGTCCTCACGGGTGTTGAGCTTGGCCAGCTCCTCGGGCGGCAGCCCGAACCAGAACGGCGACTCCGGGTCGATCTGCGTCGCGTGCGCCAGCAGCGCCGCGCCCCGCACCCCCGAGTAGCCGGTGATGTCGATCGTGGTGGTGACGCGGTGGTCGAGCCACGGCCGCTGGAACCACTCGTCGCTGTAGGGCGACTCGAGCCCCAGCTCCAGGTAGCGCTGGTGGGCGGCCTCGGTGCGCTGCCGCGACCAGACCGAGTAGTAGATCTTCGACGGCTGCCACGGCTCCCCCAGCTCGGGGTAGGCCCCGGGGTCGCCGGCGGCGTCGAAGGCCGGGCCCGAGATGTCGTGCACCCGCAGGTGGTCGGGATGGGGGTAGCCCTGCTGGTCGTCGGCGTAGGTGACGATGACCTGCGGCCGCTCCCGCCGGATCACCTCGACCAGCCGCCCGACGGCCTCGTCGAAGGGCGCGTTGGCGAAGGCGTCGGCATGCGCGTTCTCCGGGGTGCCCGGCATGCCCGAGTCGCGGTAGCCGAGCCACACGACCTCGTCGTAGCCGATGATGTCGGCCGCGTTGTGCAGCTCGCGCCGCCGGATCGCCGGCAGGTCGGCCCGCACCTCCGGACGGTCCATGGCCTTGTTGAGGATGTCGCCGGCCTCGCCCCCGGTGCAGGTGACCAGCACCGTGCGCACCCCTTCGTCGTGGTAGCGGGCCACCGTGCCAGCGCCTTTGGACGATTCGTCGTCGGGGTGGGCGTGCACGGTCAACAGGCAGAGACGCTGATCGACCATCTAGGCCACGCTACCGGCACCGCCGAGGCCCGGCGGTGAAGGGTCGGAGGTGATCCGCGCAACTGGCCCGCTCGAAGTACATTCTCCCTGGCGGGAACAACTGCGACGAGCAGTGGAACAGAGCGGACGACATGCGAACACGACAGGGGGCGAGGCGATGAACTCGCCCGAGGATTGGCGCTGGATCTGGCTCATCGCGGCGGTGTTCTTCACCGTCGGCGAGATGGCCACACCGGGGTCGTTCTTCCTCTTCCCCTTCGCCGTCGGAGCGATCGTCGCGGCCGCCCTGGCCTTCGGTGGCGTCGGCGTCAGCGTCGAGTGGATCGCCTTCATCGCCGTGTCGATCGCGACCCTGGCGGCCATGCGACCGCTGGCCCGCAAGCTCGACCTCGGCGGCGACGGCCACGGCATCGGCTCACGCCGGCTGATCGGCCAGAACGCCACCGTCCTCGACGAGATCCCCGGTCACGGCGAGCTCGGCATGGTGCGCGTCCACCGTGAGGAGTGGCGCGCCGAGTCGTTCGACGGTTCCCCCATCCCCACGGGCGCGGTGGTGCGCGTCGCCGAGATCGAGGGGACGCGGGTGATCGTGCTCCCGATCGGCGAGGTCACGCCGCCGCCGCCGACCGAACCCCCTCCCCCGCCTCCCCAAGGAGCTGACAGCTGATGACCTGGGCAATCGTCGCGATCATCCTGGCCATACCCCTGGCCATCTACATCATCTCCGGGGTCCGGATCATCCGTCCGTACCAGCGGGGCGTGGTGGAGCGACTCGGCAAGTACAAGACCACCGTCGACCCCGGCCTGCGCCTGATCATCCCGTTCATCGAGTCGGTGCGCACGGTCGACATGCGGGAGCAGGTGGTCGACGTGCCGCCGCAGGAGGTCATCACCTCCGACAACGTGGTGGTCTCGGTCGACGCGGTCGTCTACTACGAGCCCACCGACCCGCAGCGGCTCATCTACAACGTGGCGAACTTCCTGCTGGCGGTCACCAAGCTGGCGCAGACGAACCTGCGGAACGTCATCGGCGACATGCAGCTCGACGAGGCGCTGACCTCCCGCGACAAGCTCAACCTGGCGCTGCGCCAGATCCTCGACGACGCCACCGACAAGTGGGGCGTCCGGGTGGTCCGGGTGGAGATCCAGCGCATCGACCCGCCGCCGGACGTCATGCACGCCATGCACGAGCAGATGAAGGCGGAGCGGACCCGTCGTGCCGTGGTCACCGAGGCCGACGGTGCCCGCCAGGCCGCCATCACCCGGGCCGAGGGCGAGAAGCAGGCCGCGGTGCTGACGGCCGAGGGCGACAAGCAGCAGCAGGTGCTCCACGCCGAGGGCCAGGCCCAGGCCATGGAGCGGGTGGCGGAGGCCGAGCGCTTCCGTCAGCTCACCGTCGCCGAGGGCGAGGCGCAGGCCATCACCTCGGTGTTCAACGCCATCCACGAAGGCAACCCCGACACCGAGCTGCTCACGCTGAAGTACCTGGAGACGCTGCGGGCGATGGCCGACGGCCAGGCCACCAAGATCATCGTGCCGACCGAGCTGGCGGGCCTGGCCGGCTCGCTCACCGCGGTGTCGGAGCTGCTCAGCAGCACCGGCGGCAGCAGCAACGGCGCCGCGATCGAGGCCCCCAAGCCGACCTGACCTCGAAACTGCGTGGCTGGTGGTCGCCAGGCGGCCCTCAGCCACGCAATTTCGGCGGGAAACCCGCCCTCAGACCGGGGTGAGGTGGTGCTCGCCCGTGTCCTCGTCCTCCTCGAGGCGCCAGCCGAGACGGCGGGCGAGGATGGGGTGGCCCTCGTCGGGCCCGCTCGCGATGAGCTCGTCGTAGGCCCGGAGGACCGCGTGGCCCCGGGGGCGGTACAGGTAGCGACCGCCCCGCCGCACCGCCAGCACGTGGAAGCCGGGGTCGACGTCGAGCTGCAGCTCCACCAGGGAGGCGCCGTCGGCCTGCGAGCCGGGGGCGACCGGCACCCGCACCACCACCTCGTCGCTCTCCCCGAAGCCGATCTGCAGGATCGGGTGCAGGTCCTCGTCCTTCTCGATGAGCCAGACCATCTGCTGGGCAGCATCGCCGAGCTCCTCGGCGGCCTGCGAGAGGTGGAGCAGCCCCCGCAGCGGCGCCGGGTCGACGTCGGCCGACGACGCCGATGCCCGCAGCACCCACAGCTCCAGCCGGTCCTTCATCTCGTCGAGCCGGTCCTCGAGCTGGCCCACCTCCGTGGCGAGACCGATGTCGCGCAGGACGATCGCCGAGTAGGCCAGCCCCACCGCGGTCTCGGACACGTTCTTCATCTCGACCAGGACGTCGATGGCCCGGTCGAGGTCGCTGAGCTGGGCGTCGTCGGGTGCGTCCGGGGGCGTCCAGTTGGGCGCCGCGGCCAGCTCGCGCAGGCGGGTGATGCCGGCGGGCGGGCCCCGCAGGAACAGCACGTCGCCGGGCAGCATGATCTCCTCGCCCTCGACGTCGGTGATCCAGTCGCGGTCCCGCCGGATGGCGACGATGCGCATCCCGGTCTGGACGGGCAGCTCCAGGTCCTCCAGCAGCCGCCGGGCCAGGTGGGAGCCGTCGCGCACGCGCACCCGGTGCGACACCTCCTCGGCGTTGGACAGGTCGGCGACCAGCTCGCGGGGGATGCCGAGGCGGTGGGTGACGATGCGGGCGATGTCGACCGCGGCGTTGCCGATCCGCTCGATCGACGAGATCACCTGCAGCACCGAGGCCATCGCGTCGGCCTCGCGGGGGTCGCGCACGGCCATGACGCACACCGCGCGCATGTCGTGGACCAGCTCGTCCATCCGCTCCTCGAGCTCGCCCACCTCCTCGGCCATGTCCGGGTCGCCGAAGTAGAGGGCCGCGTAGGCCAGGTCGACCATCAACTCGGAGAGATCCTTGACCTCCGAGAGCATCGCCCGGAGGTTGCGCGGTCTGTCGTCCATCGGTCCCCGGAACAGTAGGCGACCGGACCGGCTGAGCAGGGACGCGTGCTCTAGCGTGAGCCACAGACGGACTTGGGGGGACGGACGATGGCTCGACGGCGTTGGTACCTGCACGCGGCAGCGCTCCTGGCGCTCACCGCACCGATCGTCGGCTGCGAGCCGGACCCGGTCCGCTCGACGCTGGAACGGCCGATCGACCCCGTCGTGCTCACCGGCGCCCAGGCACCCGGCCTCGTCGGCGCCGAACCCGGCCGGGTCGTGGCGTTCCGGGCCTCGTCGCAGGGCTGGGCGCAGCTCCCGGTCCAGGTCGACGAGCGCCGCACCACCACGATCGCGGCGATCTACGACCTGCCCCCGGGCCAGTTCGGCAGCTCCACCGACGTCCCGGTGAACGTCTACGCCGACCCGACCACGTTCACCGGCGCCGACCCCACCCCCACGGTCGACGCCGACGACGAGATCGTGTTCATGGCCCACGACGCGGGCGGCGACGCCGGCAGTCTCCCCGCCCCGCCCGGCACGGTCGCCGGCAGCGGCGTCGAGGTGGCGATCCACGACCCCGGCGCGCCCGCCGCCGTCGGCTACGTGTACCTGTTCCGCAGCGACGGCTCGCTCGACCCGAGCGCCGGTAGGAGCTACGTCGGCTACACGTTCAGCCTGAACAGCGGCGACTACAAGACCACCTACCGGCGCACCGCCGGCCCCAACCCGGAGAACAGCACCATCACCGGCGCCACCTACACGGCGCACTTCTCCGACCGCTGGCTGCTCGACCAGGTGTCGCTGACCTTCGGCGACCGCCCCGGCGTCGACCTGGTCGACCGGGTGATGTACCGCTTCCCCGGCGTCTGCGTCCGCAACGAGGACACGTTCGACAACGGCGAGGGCGCCTTCGTGGTGAACAAGGTCGGCCCGGTGCGGGCGCTGCGCGGCTACGTCGGCGCCAACAGCGGCCCCAACACCCAGGCCACCCACGCCTTCTACGACACCGCCCTGGAGACGGTGATCGACCTGCGGGTGCACGGCATCCCCGGCGTGGGGGCGACGCTCGACCTCAACCAGCAGGCCGCGGGCATGACGTTCCGCAACCCGCAGGTGCCCGACGGCGTACCGATCGACGGCAACCCGGACACCGTCCCGGCCGGCGCCCCGTCGTGGTGGACGATGACCGGCAGCCAAGGGAACCTCGGCGTCGCCGCGTCGTTCCAGTCGAACCTGGGGCTCAACCCCCAGACCTACTACCAGGACGACCTCACACCCGCCGGCCAGTGCACCGGCGACGGCCAGGCGGTCGGCGAGGCCGGCTCGTTCTTCAACACGACGATCCCCTGCACCGACCCGGGCACGGCCTGCACCGGGACCCTGCGCAGCCGGATCACGACCATCGCCGCGCCCCCGGGCGACCCCGCCCTGGTCCGCACGTGGGCCCAGCAGTCGCTCCAGCCCCTCACGGTGACCACCAGCGTTCTGTCTTCGCTGAGCCCGGCATAGCCGGCTCAGCGAAGACAGAACGCCCCTAGGACAACCCGAACACGACGATGGCCGCCACCAGTGTCAACGCCCCCACCAGGTCGACCGTGGAGCTGACCACCGGGATGCCGTAGGTGTCGGGGTCGGTGCCGGTGCGGTAGGCGACGATCGTGCCGTAGTAGGCGACCCCGACCACGAACACGATCGCCAGGACACCCCCCAGCAGCGACACGCCCACCATCTGCAGCAGGCCGGGGCTCACCTGCCCCAACAGCCGGGCGACGAGATGGGCCCCCAGCCCGTTGAGCAGGAACACCGGCAGCGCCAGGCTCAGCACCACCGAGATGTCGCGCCGGGCGCCCCGGTTGGGCCAGCCGTCGGCCCGCACGAGGCCGAGGAACAGCTTCGACGACAGCCGCCCCGACAGGATCCCGCCCAGCGCCCCGGCGCTCGACAGGTGGGCCGGCACCAGCACCAGCAGCGCCGGCAGCGCCTCGAATCGACCCTGCGAGTGGGCCAGCGCCAGACCGGCACCGGCGCTGATGCACCCGGCCACCGCCAGCACCGGCATCGACTCGCGCACGATCCGGCGCAGCGCCCGGCTGGGCGACCGCCACCCCGCCACCAGCACCACCACCGAGGCGACCACCAGCAGCCAGCCCAGCGTGGTCGACGCCAGCGACGCCCCGACCACGAAGGTCGCCAGGTAGAGCGCCGGGAGGGTGAGCACGTCACCCAGCGTCGACACGAGGGGCGCGGTCACGTTGTCGAGGTCCCAGTTGAACCGCACCGCACCCGCGGTGAGCCCGAGGGCGGCGGCGAGCACCACCACCGAGGCGAGCATCCCCCCGAGGATCGAGATGGTCGACATCGACAGCAGCCCGATCGTGCCCTCCGGCGCCAGCCCGGCGATGCCCCGCGCCTCGATCGCCAGCACCAGCGACATCGCCATCGTCAGCACCACGCAGGCCAGCACGCTCTGGCCGAGCACCGCCTCGCGCCGCAGCGACCAGCGGAACGTACCGGCGTGGAGCGCGGTCGACATGCGGTTGCCGAACGCCCCGAAGATGTTGCCCCGCAGCCCGATCGCCGCCGGGACCAGCACCATCAGCCCCGGGTGGTCGTCGAGCGTGCTGGTGATCGAGCCCAGGAAGGCGCCGGCGACGAGGCTGGTGGACGAGTTCAGCGTGAGCGCGACGAAACCCTGCCGGACACCAGGCGTGTCCGGGCCGTAGAGGGCGCGCAAGGGCGCGGTCGGTAGAGCAGGCCGTCGCATTGCTCGACGTGTGGGGGTTGGTCGTTTCGGGACTCGGCCATGTGGGTGCCTCCGTCCACGGGTCGGGGGACAGTCTGCAACACTCGACCGCATGTCGTCGGACATGCAGCCGCCCGATCCGCCGGACACGTCCCCGTTCGCGACGCTCGCCGGGGCCTACCTCGACGAGCTGTTCGCCGACCGGCCGTCGTTCGCCACCTTCCAGGGCATCGACGGGAGCGACGACCGCTCGCCCGACCTGAGCGCGGCGGGGTTCGACGACCGCGACCGGCGGGCCGACGGCTGGCTGGAGCGGTTCGGCGAGCTCGACGACAGCCTGCTCAGCGACGACGAGCGCATCGACCGCGACCTGGTCGTGTCGGTGCTGCGGGGCGAGCAGGTACGGCGCGACTGGCACGAGTGGCAGCGCAGCCCCGACAGCTACCTCGGCCCGGCGCTGTTCGGCGTGTTCAGCCTGTTCCTGCGCCGCCCGCTGCCCGAGCCCGAGCTGGTGGCGGCCGCCGAGGCCCGACTCCGGGCCATCCCCGAGCTGCTCGAGGCAGGGCGCGCCAACCTCGACGCCGAGCTGGCCGCCGAGGTGCTCGTGCGGCGGGCGCAGGGCCAGTGCGCCGCCGGCGAGACCTACGCCCGCAACCTGGTGCCGGCCGAGGTGGAGGACCCGGCGCTGCGGGCCCGCCTGGCCGAGGCCGGCGAGGTGGCGGCCGCCGCGTTCGCCGCGTTCGGCGCCTTCCTCGACGACCTGGCGGGCCGGGCCGCCGGCGAGTGGGCCATCGGCGAGAAGCGCTACTCGGCGCTCCTGCGCGACGCCGAGCTGCTGTCGTTCGACGCCCCGGGCCTGCACCGGCGGGGCGAGGAGCTGTGGGCCGACCTCGACACCGAGATGTCGGCGCTGGCCCGGGAGATCGACCCGTCCGCCGCGTCGTGGGCGGCGCTGGTCGACGCCCTCGGCGAGAACCGGCCCGGCACGCCCGACGAGATGCGGGCGGCCTACGAGTCGGAGACCGAGCGCTGCCGCACCTTCCTGGTGCACCACGAGCTGGTCAGCTTCGTGGAG
The Acidimicrobiales bacterium DNA segment above includes these coding regions:
- a CDS encoding SCP2 sterol-binding domain-containing protein, giving the protein MVAFLSQDWLDALRSSMEGLPASPGASALVQFVVNGAPEGNVVYSTQYDDGRVVDAAVGKPAGDPDLTVTLAYDDAVRLARGDLELSAAYMQGTVKVEGDMARLFALLPATHRPPYKAAITDLAAKTDF
- the mca gene encoding mycothiol conjugate amidase Mca is translated as MVDQRLCLLTVHAHPDDESSKGAGTVARYHDEGVRTVLVTCTGGEAGDILNKAMDRPEVRADLPAIRRRELHNAADIIGYDEVVWLGYRDSGMPGTPENAHADAFANAPFDEAVGRLVEVIRRERPQVIVTYADDQQGYPHPDHLRVHDISGPAFDAAGDPGAYPELGEPWQPSKIYYSVWSRQRTEAAHQRYLELGLESPYSDEWFQRPWLDHRVTTTIDITGYSGVRGAALLAHATQIDPESPFWFGLPPEELAKLNTREDYIRARSLVDSPVPEDDLFAGVREVAEWSRS
- a CDS encoding NfeD family protein; the encoded protein is MNSPEDWRWIWLIAAVFFTVGEMATPGSFFLFPFAVGAIVAAALAFGGVGVSVEWIAFIAVSIATLAAMRPLARKLDLGGDGHGIGSRRLIGQNATVLDEIPGHGELGMVRVHREEWRAESFDGSPIPTGAVVRVAEIEGTRVIVLPIGEVTPPPPTEPPPPPPQGADS
- a CDS encoding SPFH domain-containing protein → MTWAIVAIILAIPLAIYIISGVRIIRPYQRGVVERLGKYKTTVDPGLRLIIPFIESVRTVDMREQVVDVPPQEVITSDNVVVSVDAVVYYEPTDPQRLIYNVANFLLAVTKLAQTNLRNVIGDMQLDEALTSRDKLNLALRQILDDATDKWGVRVVRVEIQRIDPPPDVMHAMHEQMKAERTRRAVVTEADGARQAAITRAEGEKQAAVLTAEGDKQQQVLHAEGQAQAMERVAEAERFRQLTVAEGEAQAITSVFNAIHEGNPDTELLTLKYLETLRAMADGQATKIIVPTELAGLAGSLTAVSELLSSTGGSSNGAAIEAPKPT
- a CDS encoding TrkA C-terminal domain-containing protein, giving the protein MDDRPRNLRAMLSEVKDLSELMVDLAYAALYFGDPDMAEEVGELEERMDELVHDMRAVCVMAVRDPREADAMASVLQVISSIERIGNAAVDIARIVTHRLGIPRELVADLSNAEEVSHRVRVRDGSHLARRLLEDLELPVQTGMRIVAIRRDRDWITDVEGEEIMLPGDVLFLRGPPAGITRLRELAAAPNWTPPDAPDDAQLSDLDRAIDVLVEMKNVSETAVGLAYSAIVLRDIGLATEVGQLEDRLDEMKDRLELWVLRASASSADVDPAPLRGLLHLSQAAEELGDAAQQMVWLIEKDEDLHPILQIGFGESDEVVVRVPVAPGSQADGASLVELQLDVDPGFHVLAVRRGGRYLYRPRGHAVLRAYDELIASGPDEGHPILARRLGWRLEEDEDTGEHHLTPV
- a CDS encoding magnesium transporter gives rise to the protein MRALYGPDTPGVRQGFVALTLNSSTSLVAGAFLGSITSTLDDHPGLMVLVPAAIGLRGNIFGAFGNRMSTALHAGTFRWSLRREAVLGQSVLACVVLTMAMSLVLAIEARGIAGLAPEGTIGLLSMSTISILGGMLASVVVLAAALGLTAGAVRFNWDLDNVTAPLVSTLGDVLTLPALYLATFVVGASLASTTLGWLLVVASVVVLVAGWRSPSRALRRIVRESMPVLAVAGCISAGAGLALAHSQGRFEALPALLVLVPAHLSSAGALGGILSGRLSSKLFLGLVRADGWPNRGARRDISVVLSLALPVFLLNGLGAHLVARLLGQVSPGLLQMVGVSLLGGVLAIVFVVGVAYYGTIVAYRTGTDPDTYGIPVVSSTVDLVGALTLVAAIVVFGLS
- a CDS encoding DUF885 family protein, with product MSSDMQPPDPPDTSPFATLAGAYLDELFADRPSFATFQGIDGSDDRSPDLSAAGFDDRDRRADGWLERFGELDDSLLSDDERIDRDLVVSVLRGEQVRRDWHEWQRSPDSYLGPALFGVFSLFLRRPLPEPELVAAAEARLRAIPELLEAGRANLDAELAAEVLVRRAQGQCAAGETYARNLVPAEVEDPALRARLAEAGEVAAAAFAAFGAFLDDLAGRAAGEWAIGEKRYSALLRDAELLSFDAPGLHRRGEELWADLDTEMSALAREIDPSAASWAALVDALGENRPGTPDEMRAAYESETERCRTFLVHHELVSFVEGERCDVVPSPPFQRPVLAVASYFQPPAFKPSRIGQFNVPYPPDGTSDDEVAKRL